The following are encoded together in the Tripterygium wilfordii isolate XIE 37 chromosome 3, ASM1340144v1, whole genome shotgun sequence genome:
- the LOC119995369 gene encoding lignin-forming anionic peroxidase-like, with protein MTTSAIQHSTNIGAFMLFLFIMSTTCQAQLSSTFYDSTCPNALTTIRSSIRSAIAKERRMAASLIRLHFHDCFVLGCDASILLDETPSIQSEKTARPNDDSVRGYGVIDNAKAEVEKACPGVVSCADIITVAARDASEYVGGPSWTVKLGRRDSTTASRTLAEGGDLPAFTDGLEGLITSFRNKGLNARDMVALSGSHTIGQAQCFTFRDRIYNNNASDIDAGFASTRKRGCPASGGSGNLAPLDLVTPNSFDNNYFKNLQQRKGLLHSDQVLFSGGSTDSIVNDYSKNPNTFKSDFASAMIKMGDIGVLTGSAGQIRRICSAVN; from the coding sequence ATGACAACTTCAGCTATTCAACATTCTACTAATATTGGTGCTTTCATGTTGTTTCTCTTTATCATGAGCACAACATGCCAAGCCCAGCTTTCTTCAACCTTTTATGACAGTACATGCCCTAATGCACTCACTACCATACGTTCCTCAATAAGATCCGCTATCGCTAAGGAACGTCGAATGGCTGCATCTCTCATTCGCCTCCATTTCCATGATTGCTTTGTTCTTGGATGCGATGCATCCATCTTACTAGACGAGACCCCCTCAATCCAAAGTGAGAAGACTGCCCGTCCTAATGATGATTCTGTTAGAGGCTATGGAGTCATAGACAATGCCAAAGCTGAAGTAGAGAAAGCATGTCCTGGCGTTGTATCTTGTGCAGATATCATTACAGTGGCCGCCAGAGATGCGTCCGAATATGTCGGTGGTCCATCTTGGACTGTGAAACTTGGAAGAAGAGACTCAACCACCGCAAGCAGAACTTTGGCTGAAGGTGGAGACCTTCCTGCTTTTACAGACGGCCTTGAAGGACTTATAACATCCTTCAGAAACAAAGGCCTTAATGCAAGGGACATGGTTGCATTGTCAGGTTCCCACACAATAGGACAAGCTCAATGCTTCACTTTTCGCGATAGGATATACAACAACAACGCAAGCGACATTGATGCCGGATTTGCTAGCACTCGCAAGCGTGGCTGTCCAGCAAGTGGTGGCAGTGGCAATTTGGCACCATTGGATTTGGTAACGCCCAATTCTTTTGACAACAATTACTTCAAGAATTTACAACAACGGAAGGGACTTCTTCATTCTGATCAAGTTCTCTTCAGTGGTGGATCCACGGACAGCATTGTCAATGATTATAGCAAGAACCCCAACACTTTCAAGTCTGATTTTGCATCTGCCATGATCAAGATGGGAGATATTGGTGTTCTCACTGGTTCTGCTGGTCAGATAAGGAGGATTTGCAGCGCCGTCAACTAG